A single region of the Streptomyces vilmorinianum genome encodes:
- a CDS encoding helix-turn-helix transcriptional regulator: MKDIDAIAVLQDPVRRRLYEYVAAQGREVGRNEAAEAAGVARTLAAHHLDRLTEAGLLESGSRRLTGRSGPGAGRPAKVYTRARAERSVSLPARDYRTAAELLAEAAEQAGLDAGLCAAARRRGEALRGSATPCGDLEEAVEMLAARGYEPHLEDVEGVDEGATGAAAHVVRMRNCPFHAVAERFPPLVCGMNLALLEGLLGTDGPVRARMDARPGECCVVVETSKNNVD; the protein is encoded by the coding sequence ATGAAGGACATCGACGCGATCGCGGTGTTGCAGGATCCGGTGCGCCGCCGCCTGTACGAGTACGTGGCGGCCCAGGGCCGCGAGGTCGGCCGTAATGAGGCCGCCGAGGCGGCCGGGGTGGCGCGTACGCTCGCCGCGCACCATCTGGACAGGCTGACCGAGGCCGGACTGTTGGAGAGCGGCAGCCGTCGCCTCACCGGCCGCTCGGGGCCGGGGGCGGGCCGTCCCGCCAAGGTGTACACGCGGGCGCGGGCCGAGCGGTCGGTGTCACTGCCCGCCCGCGACTACCGCACCGCCGCCGAGCTGCTCGCCGAGGCCGCCGAGCAGGCCGGGCTCGACGCCGGGCTCTGCGCGGCCGCGCGCCGCCGGGGTGAGGCCCTACGTGGTTCGGCGACGCCCTGTGGGGACCTTGAAGAGGCCGTGGAGATGCTGGCCGCCCGCGGCTACGAACCGCACCTGGAAGACGTCGAGGGCGTCGACGAGGGGGCGACCGGGGCGGCCGCGCACGTCGTCCGGATGCGCAACTGCCCCTTCCACGCCGTCGCCGAACGCTTCCCGCCGCTCGTCTGCGGCATGAATCTCGCGCTGCTGGAGGGGTTGCTGGGCACGGACGGCCCCGTCCGCGCTCGCATGGACGCCCGGCCGGGGGAGTGCTGCGTGGTGGTCGAGACTTCTAAAAACAATGTCGATTGA
- a CDS encoding DUF3291 domain-containing protein — translation MTASASASAPAAHLAQLNVATLRHPFDDPRVAPFVEMLDPVNAAADGAPGFVWRLVEEGAADATGLRPAGEDVIVNLSVWETQEALWDFAYRSGHLEVMRRRREWFERHVEAHLVLWWVPAGHLPSVGEALERLADLRAQGPSPRAFTFASSFTAAEATQHLQAAPPAV, via the coding sequence ATGACCGCATCCGCATCCGCATCCGCGCCTGCCGCCCACCTCGCCCAGCTCAACGTCGCCACGCTCCGGCATCCCTTCGACGACCCGCGCGTGGCGCCGTTCGTCGAGATGCTCGATCCGGTCAACGCCGCCGCCGACGGCGCACCCGGCTTCGTGTGGCGGCTCGTGGAGGAGGGGGCGGCCGACGCCACAGGCCTGCGCCCGGCGGGTGAGGACGTCATCGTCAACCTGTCGGTGTGGGAGACCCAGGAGGCCCTGTGGGACTTCGCCTACCGCAGCGGGCACCTGGAGGTGATGCGGCGGCGGCGCGAGTGGTTCGAACGGCACGTCGAGGCGCACCTGGTGCTCTGGTGGGTCCCCGCCGGGCACCTCCCGTCCGTCGGCGAGGCCCTGGAGCGCCTGGCGGACCTGCGGGCGCAGGGGCCGTCCCCGCGCGCGTTCACCTTCGCCTCCTCCTTCACCGCCGCCGAGGCCACCCAGCACCTTCAGGCCGCCCCGCCAGCGGTCTGA
- a CDS encoding site-2 protease family protein, producing the protein MNGSVRIGRVLGVPLRIHWTVPLLVVLFGYSLGSQTLPAWVPDQSNATYTVAGLVGALLLIGSLLAHEAAHAIIARRKDIPVEDVTLWALGGMTQMGKPRTAGAAFLVAVGGPLTSLVVGGAALGAGIGLNALFGWAIPAAVLVWLAWVNFLLGVFNLLPAAPLDGGRVVQSVIWWRTGNRERAERAAARSGQVLGFLMIAGGWVYTLRGALGGLWLMVIGFFVLIVANAERRQAGMAVALHGVRAADAMSSPVETCPDWLTVERCVDDVAMRARHSTLALIDFGGRPSGLVDLSRFARIPAAQRKELRVRDMATPLSQCTTCAPDDLLEEVLEKARPSRSGVQILVTEGGLLVGIITARDVARLVRRHSLRGTDT; encoded by the coding sequence ATGAACGGCTCGGTACGGATCGGACGAGTTCTCGGCGTGCCGCTGCGCATCCACTGGACCGTGCCCCTGCTCGTGGTCCTCTTCGGGTACAGCCTGGGCAGCCAGACGCTCCCCGCCTGGGTTCCGGACCAGTCGAACGCCACGTACACGGTCGCCGGCCTGGTGGGGGCCCTGCTGCTCATCGGGAGCCTGCTGGCTCATGAGGCGGCGCACGCGATCATCGCCCGGAGGAAGGACATCCCTGTCGAGGACGTCACGCTCTGGGCGCTGGGCGGGATGACCCAGATGGGCAAGCCGCGTACGGCGGGAGCGGCCTTCCTGGTGGCCGTCGGCGGGCCGCTCACCAGTCTTGTCGTCGGCGGAGCGGCGCTCGGTGCGGGCATCGGGCTGAACGCGCTGTTCGGCTGGGCGATACCGGCCGCGGTGCTGGTGTGGCTGGCGTGGGTGAACTTCTTGCTGGGTGTGTTCAATCTGCTGCCCGCCGCGCCGCTCGACGGAGGGCGTGTGGTGCAGTCGGTGATCTGGTGGCGCACCGGGAACCGGGAGCGGGCCGAACGGGCGGCCGCCCGCAGTGGGCAGGTACTCGGATTCCTGATGATCGCCGGCGGCTGGGTCTACACCCTGCGCGGCGCCTTGGGCGGTCTGTGGCTGATGGTCATCGGGTTCTTCGTCCTGATCGTCGCCAACGCGGAGCGACGGCAGGCCGGCATGGCCGTGGCCCTGCACGGGGTGCGAGCGGCCGACGCCATGTCGAGCCCCGTGGAGACCTGCCCCGACTGGCTCACCGTGGAACGCTGCGTCGACGACGTGGCGATGCGGGCCCGCCATTCCACCCTGGCCCTGATCGACTTCGGGGGCCGCCCCAGCGGCCTGGTCGACCTGTCGCGGTTCGCGAGGATCCCCGCCGCGCAGCGCAAGGAGCTGCGTGTACGTGACATGGCGACGCCACTGTCGCAGTGCACCACCTGCGCGCCGGACGACCTCTTGGAGGAGGTCCTCGAAAAGGCCCGGCCGAGCAGGAGCGGCGTACAGATCCTCGTCACCGAAGGCGGGCTCCTGGTGGGCATCATCACCGCACGCGACGTCGCCCGGCTCGTCCGACGCCACTCACTCCGCGGTACGGACACCTGA
- a CDS encoding archease has translation MADDTQGDRRGDTQRESGHRTVPHTADVRIEAWGASREQCLAEAVLGMVGCFADVSGVRPTAVRQVELAEADDDDLLIASLDEVIYRLEVHGEVPVDVEAETTDGGLDVRLAVTDVAAVRIIGATPKAVSWSDLHLGPGPYGWSCAVTVDV, from the coding sequence ATGGCCGACGACACACAGGGGGACAGGCGGGGGGACACGCAGAGGGAGAGCGGTCACCGGACGGTCCCGCACACGGCCGACGTGCGGATCGAGGCGTGGGGGGCGAGTCGGGAGCAGTGTCTGGCGGAGGCCGTGCTCGGGATGGTGGGGTGCTTCGCCGACGTCTCCGGCGTGCGGCCGACCGCGGTGCGGCAGGTGGAGCTGGCCGAGGCCGACGACGACGATCTGCTGATCGCGTCTCTGGACGAGGTCATCTACCGGCTGGAGGTACACGGCGAGGTGCCGGTGGACGTGGAGGCGGAGACGACGGACGGGGGACTCGACGTACGGCTGGCGGTGACCGACGTGGCGGCGGTACGGATCATCGGCGCCACGCCCAAGGCCGTGTCGTGGAGCGATCTGCACCTCGGCCCGGGTCCGTACGGCTGGTCCTGCGCGGTGACGGTCGACGTGTGA
- a CDS encoding RtcB family protein yields the protein MELVEERPYRWRIDQQRDMRVPGIVFASRGLLRDAEKSLEQVANVATLPGIVTASYAMPDVHWGYGFPIGGVAATDVEEGGVVSPGGVGFDISCGVRLLAADCDRQDLAPVLSAVMDGLGWDTPRGAGRGAVWQLGSTAQLERVLEGGSRYAVEKGHGEPRDLSRCEDNGAVPEADVTQVSERAMERGLGQVGSLGGGNHFLEVQQVAEVYDEPVAAAFGLALGQICVMIHCGSRGLGHQVCTDHVRAMNLAMPRHGITVPDKQLACAPVDSPEGRAYLGAMGAAANYGRANRQLLSEAARRVFRRELGARLSLVYDVSHNLAKIETHLVRGKPRTLCVHRKGATRALPPGHSDLPDDLRGSGQPVLIPGTMGTASYVLTGVPDGDAFSSTCHGAGRVLSRHAAVRAVRGRELRSRLEAQGIAVRGASLQGLAEEAPEAYKDVSAVVEASEGAGLCRKVARLVPLGVVKG from the coding sequence ATGGAGCTCGTGGAGGAGCGCCCGTACCGCTGGCGCATCGATCAGCAGCGCGACATGCGGGTGCCGGGGATCGTCTTCGCCTCACGCGGACTGCTGCGGGACGCCGAGAAGTCGTTGGAGCAGGTCGCCAACGTGGCGACGCTGCCGGGCATCGTGACGGCCTCGTACGCGATGCCGGACGTGCACTGGGGCTACGGCTTCCCCATCGGCGGGGTGGCCGCGACCGACGTCGAGGAGGGTGGGGTGGTCTCACCCGGCGGTGTCGGGTTCGACATCTCCTGCGGTGTACGGCTGCTGGCCGCCGACTGCGACCGGCAGGATCTCGCGCCGGTGCTGTCCGCGGTGATGGACGGACTGGGCTGGGACACCCCGCGCGGCGCCGGACGCGGCGCGGTCTGGCAGCTGGGCAGCACCGCTCAGCTCGAGCGGGTACTGGAGGGGGGATCCCGGTACGCGGTCGAGAAGGGCCATGGAGAGCCGCGCGACCTGAGCCGCTGCGAGGACAACGGGGCGGTACCCGAGGCGGACGTGACGCAGGTGAGCGAGCGGGCGATGGAGCGGGGTCTCGGGCAGGTCGGCAGCCTGGGCGGGGGCAACCATTTCCTGGAGGTGCAGCAGGTCGCCGAGGTCTACGACGAGCCGGTCGCCGCCGCCTTCGGACTCGCCCTCGGCCAGATCTGCGTGATGATCCACTGCGGCTCGCGCGGACTGGGGCACCAGGTCTGCACGGACCATGTCCGGGCGATGAACCTGGCCATGCCGCGGCACGGCATAACAGTTCCCGACAAGCAGCTCGCCTGCGCCCCGGTCGACTCGCCGGAAGGGCGCGCGTATCTCGGCGCGATGGGCGCCGCGGCCAATTACGGGCGCGCCAACCGTCAGCTTCTTTCCGAGGCGGCGCGCCGTGTCTTCCGCCGTGAGCTGGGGGCCCGTCTTTCGCTGGTCTACGACGTGTCGCACAACCTGGCCAAGATCGAGACGCATCTCGTACGGGGGAAGCCGCGCACCTTGTGCGTCCACCGCAAGGGCGCCACCAGGGCGCTGCCGCCCGGCCACTCCGATCTGCCGGACGACCTGCGCGGTTCCGGGCAGCCGGTGCTCATTCCCGGCACCATGGGCACCGCCTCGTACGTCCTGACGGGCGTCCCCGACGGCGACGCGTTCTCCTCCACCTGCCACGGGGCCGGCCGGGTCCTGAGCCGGCACGCGGCCGTCCGCGCGGTGCGCGGCCGGGAGCTGCGGTCGCGCCTGGAGGCGCAGGGGATCGCGGTACGCGGTGCGTCGTTGCAGGGCCTGGCCGAGGAGGCCCCGGAGGCGTACAAGGACGTCTCCGCCGTGGTGGAGGCGAGCGAGGGCGCGGGGCTGTGCCGCAAGGTGGCCCGGCTGGTCCCACTGGGCGTGGTGAAGGGGTAG
- a CDS encoding zinc-binding alcohol dehydrogenase family protein has product MRGWTATAADPGGLTCVELPVPVPAADELLVEVHTCGVCRTDLHVRDGDLPPHRKQVVPGHEAVGTAVATGEAVTGPAVGTRVGIPWLRRTCGVCRYCAGGRENLCPSSVYTGWDADGGYAQYATVPAAYAYELPSGYSDEELAPLLCAGIIGFRALRRTHLPEGGRLGIYGFGASAHLTAQVALAQGAVVHVFTRSPAARDLALELGATSANPPDAPPPDPLDAAIVFAPAGALVPVALEALDSGGTLTIAGIHLSDIPPLNYQRHLFRERTLRSVTANTRQDGRALLATAARHPLRATLTVYDFDHADRALDDLAAGRINGAGVLRVV; this is encoded by the coding sequence ATGCGTGGGTGGACGGCCACGGCCGCCGACCCGGGCGGACTCACGTGCGTCGAGCTGCCCGTACCGGTGCCGGCGGCGGACGAGCTACTCGTCGAAGTGCACACGTGCGGGGTGTGCCGGACCGATCTGCACGTACGGGACGGAGACCTGCCGCCGCACCGGAAGCAGGTGGTCCCGGGGCACGAGGCGGTCGGCACCGCCGTGGCGACCGGAGAGGCGGTCACCGGACCGGCGGTCGGCACCCGGGTGGGAATCCCGTGGCTGCGCAGGACGTGCGGGGTCTGCCGGTACTGCGCCGGCGGCAGGGAGAACCTGTGCCCGTCCAGCGTCTACACCGGCTGGGACGCGGACGGGGGCTACGCGCAGTACGCGACGGTGCCCGCGGCGTACGCCTATGAGCTGCCGTCCGGATACAGCGACGAGGAACTCGCCCCGCTGCTCTGCGCCGGCATCATCGGCTTCCGCGCCCTGCGCCGTACGCACCTTCCCGAGGGCGGCCGTCTGGGGATCTACGGGTTCGGCGCGTCCGCCCACCTCACCGCGCAGGTCGCCCTCGCCCAAGGCGCGGTCGTCCACGTCTTCACCCGGTCCCCCGCGGCCCGCGACCTCGCGCTCGAGCTCGGAGCCACCTCCGCGAACCCGCCCGACGCGCCACCGCCGGATCCGCTGGACGCGGCGATCGTCTTCGCCCCGGCAGGCGCCCTCGTCCCGGTGGCCCTGGAGGCGCTGGACAGCGGCGGGACACTCACCATCGCCGGAATCCACCTCTCCGACATCCCGCCGCTGAACTACCAGCGGCACCTCTTCCGCGAGCGAACACTCCGCAGCGTCACCGCCAACACCCGCCAGGACGGACGCGCACTCCTCGCGACCGCCGCCCGGCACCCGCTGCGGGCCACCCTGACGGTGTACGACTTCGACCACGCGGACCGGGCTCTCGACGACCTGGCCGCCGGCCGGATCAACGGGGCCGGGGTGCTCCGCGTCGTATGA
- a CDS encoding MFS transporter, translating into MSDVSMPSASPSPSLPSASSSSSVEVRTETTHPSPRLGRVGPVMFLAHFGWLLPAAAGATLIQALLTRIDAEAKLALYATLSTVGAVGATLANVAFGVLSDRTRSRYGRRNPWIVGGGLAAAASLSAMSLVRDFATLVALWMVFQIALNAFLGPLIAILPDRVSAADLGKASSCVGAGQLVAQSVAGIVAGLFLAVPAEGLRWIPWLLAAGALLVFFLLPDRSNRHEPREPLALAALLRNLLPPRDADFAWALVGRFLGMLSLFLVLMYQLYTLTDYLGLGTSDAAKAIATGGVVMAVASGAAIALAGPLSDRLGRRKVFVAASSLLMGAAALPLALTPSLWAFHAFLAVGGFGFGAYLAVDQALIAEVLPSQAHAAKDMGILNIANTAPQIVAPVIAVVIVPGLGFRGLFLLATGCAVAGALCVKPIRRVR; encoded by the coding sequence ATGTCCGATGTGTCCATGCCGTCCGCGTCCCCGTCCCCGTCCCTGCCCTCGGCGTCCTCGTCGTCGTCCGTCGAGGTCCGAACGGAGACGACTCACCCCTCGCCGCGTCTGGGCCGTGTCGGGCCCGTGATGTTCCTGGCGCACTTCGGCTGGCTGCTGCCCGCCGCCGCGGGCGCGACGCTGATCCAGGCTCTGCTCACGCGGATCGACGCGGAGGCGAAGCTCGCCCTGTACGCCACGCTGAGCACCGTGGGCGCGGTCGGGGCCACGCTCGCCAACGTCGCGTTCGGTGTGCTCTCGGACCGGACCCGGTCGCGTTACGGCCGGCGCAACCCCTGGATCGTGGGCGGCGGGCTCGCCGCGGCCGCTTCGCTCAGTGCCATGTCCCTCGTGCGGGACTTCGCCACGCTGGTGGCGCTGTGGATGGTCTTCCAGATCGCGTTGAACGCGTTCCTGGGGCCGCTCATCGCGATCCTCCCCGACCGGGTGAGCGCCGCGGATCTGGGCAAGGCGTCCTCGTGTGTCGGCGCGGGCCAGCTCGTGGCGCAGAGTGTCGCGGGCATCGTCGCGGGGCTGTTCCTCGCCGTGCCGGCCGAGGGGCTGCGCTGGATACCGTGGCTCTTGGCGGCGGGAGCCCTGCTGGTGTTCTTCCTACTCCCGGACCGCTCCAACAGGCACGAGCCCAGGGAACCGCTCGCGCTCGCCGCGCTCCTCAGGAACCTCCTCCCGCCGCGCGACGCCGACTTCGCGTGGGCGCTGGTCGGGCGCTTCCTCGGAATGCTGAGCCTGTTCCTCGTCCTCATGTACCAGCTCTACACACTCACCGACTACCTGGGGCTCGGCACGTCCGACGCGGCGAAGGCCATCGCCACCGGCGGCGTCGTGATGGCCGTGGCGTCCGGCGCGGCGATCGCCCTTGCCGGTCCCCTCTCCGACCGGCTCGGCAGGCGGAAGGTCTTCGTCGCCGCGTCCTCGCTGCTGATGGGCGCCGCCGCGCTTCCCCTGGCGCTGACTCCTTCGCTGTGGGCCTTCCACGCCTTTCTTGCGGTCGGCGGCTTCGGCTTCGGCGCGTATCTCGCGGTCGACCAGGCCCTGATCGCCGAGGTGCTGCCCAGTCAGGCCCATGCCGCGAAGGACATGGGCATCCTCAACATCGCCAACACCGCACCCCAGATCGTGGCGCCGGTCATCGCCGTGGTCATCGTGCCCGGCCTCGGCTTCCGTGGGCTGTTCCTGCTCGCGACCGGCTGCGCCGTGGCCGGCGCCCTGTGCGTGAAGCCGATCCGCCGTGTGCGATGA
- a CDS encoding TetR/AcrR family transcriptional regulator, with product MSTRSPRGPYAKTAAKRKLILEAALAAYAEAGTRGVSVKDIAARVGMTDAGVLHHFGSREALLTAVLEARDAAAAEVHGEAGTLWRTDLLAENVATPGLVKLFVDLAAAAAEPEHPAHDFFQERYRTIRTALAAILSQGRPATEAAVPATERPDPAWAARMLLAATDGLQLQWLLDPSIDMAGDLARLRDTLIDALERTDSADSTDSADSTDSTDSADSTGRTDGPDRT from the coding sequence GTGAGCACCCGCAGCCCTCGTGGCCCCTACGCGAAGACCGCAGCCAAGCGGAAGCTGATCCTCGAAGCGGCCCTCGCCGCCTACGCCGAGGCGGGCACCCGGGGCGTGTCGGTCAAGGACATCGCTGCCCGCGTCGGCATGACCGACGCGGGCGTGCTCCACCACTTCGGCAGCCGTGAGGCGCTGCTCACCGCTGTACTCGAAGCGCGTGACGCCGCTGCCGCGGAGGTCCACGGCGAGGCCGGCACCCTGTGGCGGACGGACCTGCTGGCGGAGAACGTCGCGACCCCCGGCCTGGTCAAGCTGTTCGTCGACCTTGCCGCGGCCGCCGCCGAGCCGGAGCACCCGGCGCACGACTTCTTCCAGGAGCGCTACCGCACGATCCGGACCGCCCTGGCCGCCATCCTCTCCCAGGGCCGGCCCGCGACCGAGGCCGCGGTCCCGGCGACCGAGCGGCCGGACCCCGCCTGGGCGGCCCGCATGCTCCTCGCCGCGACCGACGGGCTTCAGCTGCAGTGGCTCCTCGACCCGTCCATCGACATGGCCGGTGACCTCGCCCGGCTGCGCGACACGCTGATCGACGCGCTCGAACGCACCGACTCCGCCGACTCCACCGACTCCGCCGACTCCACCGACTCCACGGACTCCGCCGACTCCACGGGCCGTACCGACGGCCCGGACCGGACGTAG
- a CDS encoding RICIN domain-containing protein — MDLGVGVITWTCGVDKAEQHWTLRDLGNGYAELDNAVTGECAEVPNASTANNAQLRQAICTGAANQRFQRTSL; from the coding sequence GTGGACCTCGGCGTCGGTGTCATCACCTGGACGTGCGGTGTCGACAAGGCCGAGCAGCACTGGACCCTGAGGGACCTGGGCAACGGTTACGCCGAGCTCGACAACGCCGTCACCGGCGAGTGCGCCGAGGTCCCCAACGCTTCCACGGCGAACAACGCCCAGCTCAGGCAGGCGATCTGCACCGGCGCCGCCAACCAGCGGTTCCAGCGAACCTCCCTGTGA
- the katG gene encoding catalase/peroxidase HPI — translation MNGSESENPAIPSPAPTATPPRTNRDWWPNQLDLQVLHQHAPQSNPMGEDFDYAEEFATLDVDALKQDVFEVMTASQDWWPADYGHYGPLFIRMSWHAAGTYRIADGRGGGGSGAQRFAPLNSWPDNASLDKARRLLWPVKQKYGRKISWADLLVFAGNCAMESMGFKTFGFGFGREDIWEPEEIFWGPEDTWLGDERYSGDRELTGPFGAVQMGLIYVNPEGPNGNPDPIAAAKDIRETFGRMAMNDEETVALIVGGHTFGKCHGAVDPQYIGPEPEGCPIEQQGIGWKNTYGTGMGADALTSGLEGAWTTAPTTWDNGYLDNLFTYDWELTTSPAGAKQWTPKDPSAQGTVPDAHDPSKRHAPMMLTTDLSLKLDPIYAPIAKRFHENPDMLADAFAKAWYKLLHRDMGPLTRYLGPWIPEPQLWQDPVPAVDHELVADKDVADLKSRILASGLSVPQLVTTAWASAASFRGTDKRGGANGARIRLAPQKDWEVNDLPEVAEVVRSLERIQQDFNRSQTGETLVSLADLIVLGGCAAVEKAAKNAGYDITVPFAPGRTDASQEQTDVESFGVLEPRADGFRNYLRAGEKLSPETLLLDRASLLTLTAPEMTVLIGGMRALGTGFRRSPHGVFTGRPETLTNDFFVNLLDMGTEWKASTSAENVFEGRDRATGEVKWTATAVDLVFGSHSQLRAVSEVYASQDAGEKFVRDFVAAWDKVMNLDRFDLA, via the coding sequence GTGAACGGCAGCGAAAGCGAGAACCCGGCGATCCCCTCCCCGGCCCCCACGGCGACTCCCCCCAGGACGAACCGGGACTGGTGGCCTAATCAGCTGGACCTTCAGGTCCTCCACCAGCACGCGCCCCAATCCAATCCGATGGGTGAGGACTTCGACTACGCGGAAGAATTCGCGACCCTGGACGTCGACGCGCTGAAGCAGGACGTCTTCGAGGTGATGACGGCGTCGCAGGACTGGTGGCCCGCCGACTACGGACACTACGGGCCGCTCTTCATCCGGATGAGCTGGCATGCCGCGGGAACGTATCGCATCGCCGACGGCCGGGGCGGTGGCGGCTCCGGCGCTCAGCGCTTCGCCCCCCTCAACAGCTGGCCGGACAACGCGAGCCTCGACAAGGCGCGCCGTTTGCTCTGGCCGGTCAAGCAGAAGTACGGCCGGAAAATCTCCTGGGCCGACCTTCTGGTCTTCGCCGGCAACTGCGCCATGGAATCGATGGGGTTCAAGACGTTCGGATTCGGCTTCGGACGAGAGGACATCTGGGAACCCGAGGAAATCTTCTGGGGGCCCGAGGACACCTGGCTCGGAGATGAGCGCTACAGCGGCGACCGGGAACTCACCGGTCCTTTCGGCGCCGTGCAGATGGGACTGATCTACGTCAATCCGGAGGGGCCGAACGGCAACCCGGATCCGATCGCCGCCGCCAAGGACATTCGCGAGACGTTCGGGCGCATGGCGATGAATGACGAGGAGACGGTCGCGCTCATCGTCGGCGGGCACACGTTCGGCAAATGCCATGGTGCGGTCGATCCCCAGTACATCGGTCCGGAACCCGAGGGCTGCCCCATCGAGCAGCAGGGCATCGGCTGGAAGAACACGTACGGCACCGGCATGGGCGCCGACGCGCTCACCAGTGGGCTCGAGGGCGCGTGGACCACCGCGCCGACGACGTGGGACAACGGGTACCTGGACAACCTCTTCACGTACGACTGGGAGCTGACGACGAGCCCGGCCGGCGCGAAGCAGTGGACTCCCAAGGATCCCTCGGCCCAGGGCACGGTGCCCGACGCCCATGATCCGTCGAAGCGGCACGCTCCCATGATGCTGACGACGGACCTCTCGCTGAAGCTGGATCCGATCTACGCGCCGATCGCGAAGAGGTTCCACGAGAACCCGGACATGCTCGCGGACGCCTTCGCCAAGGCCTGGTACAAGCTGTTGCACCGCGACATGGGGCCCCTCACGCGGTACCTCGGCCCGTGGATTCCCGAGCCGCAGCTGTGGCAGGACCCCGTCCCCGCGGTCGATCACGAGCTGGTCGCGGACAAGGACGTCGCCGACCTCAAGAGCAGGATCCTCGCCTCGGGACTGTCCGTCCCCCAGCTGGTCACCACCGCTTGGGCGTCGGCGGCGAGCTTCCGCGGCACCGACAAGCGTGGCGGCGCCAACGGGGCACGGATCCGACTCGCGCCGCAGAAGGACTGGGAGGTCAACGACCTGCCCGAGGTGGCCGAGGTGGTGCGGTCCCTCGAGCGGATCCAGCAGGACTTCAACCGCTCACAGACCGGCGAAACGTTGGTCTCGCTCGCCGACCTGATCGTCCTGGGCGGGTGCGCGGCCGTCGAGAAGGCCGCGAAGAACGCCGGGTACGACATCACGGTCCCGTTCGCACCGGGGCGTACGGACGCCTCGCAGGAGCAGACGGACGTGGAGTCGTTCGGCGTCCTCGAACCCAGGGCGGACGGGTTCCGGAACTACCTCCGGGCGGGAGAGAAGTTGTCGCCGGAGACGCTCCTGCTGGACCGCGCGAGCCTGTTGACCCTCACCGCTCCCGAGATGACGGTCCTGATCGGCGGCATGCGGGCCCTGGGCACCGGCTTCCGGCGGTCCCCGCACGGTGTCTTCACCGGCCGGCCGGAGACGCTGACGAACGACTTCTTCGTCAACCTCCTGGACATGGGTACGGAGTGGAAGGCGTCGACCTCGGCCGAGAACGTCTTCGAAGGCCGGGACCGCGCGACGGGAGAGGTCAAGTGGACGGCCACCGCCGTCGATCTCGTCTTCGGGTCGCACTCCCAGCTCCGGGCCGTCTCGGAGGTCTACGCGTCCCAGGACGCGGGAGAGAAGTTCGTGCGTGACTTCGTGGCGGCGTGGGACAAGGTGATGAACCTCGACCGGTTCGACCTCGCCTGA